One Olsenella sp. oral taxon 807 DNA segment encodes these proteins:
- a CDS encoding DNA-directed RNA polymerase subunit beta' yields MADFDSTDFDAIKISLASSDEIRKWSRGEVKKPETINYRTLKPEKDGLFCEKIFGPSKDWECSCGKYKGIRFKGIVCERCGVEVTSAKVRRERMGHIELAAPVSHIWYFKSPTSFPLSRLLDIKTKDLEKILYFASYVITSVDAEAREVDAETLKEELAADIEELDAERDDEIERLKAQGEASEAEGIEPLSADEISMGIADLREEYEEEKQLRKEAFNKFMQLEEGELISDESLFTEMRRYYAIYFKGGMGAEAVRELLRSVDLDKEAEELRATVVSEEAQKQRKEKAVKRLEIVDAFLKGGNDPADMILDVIPVIPPDLRPMVPLDGGRFATSDLNDLYRRVINRNNRLKRLLDLDAPAIIVNNEKRMLQESVDALFDNGRRGRAVTGRGGRTLKSLAESLKGKQGRFRQNLLGKRVDYSGRSVIVVDPTLKLHQCGLPSSMALELFKPFVMRRLVDLQEIGKLKIDNIKAAKRAIDRRAPEVWDVLDEVIKGRLVLLNRAPTLHRLSIQAFEPVLVDGEAIHLHPLVCAPFNADFDGDQMSAHVPLSTEAQTEARVLMLSINNLRSPASGKVLTVPSQDMVIGTYFLTTAKDGVVGEGRVFSSLADALHAYECSVDEGRQADVSSHNPLDIQAKISVRVSAKDANVEVGGRKYFRVMEDTGGADGKRVEQHDYDVTERPVRFVTTAGRIILNRHCLPTNYPFINYKMSKGDISRLVNDCCDRYSTARIETILDAIKQTGFHYATVAGLSVSVWDAAIPKDKPELIDEAQNKVDRINGLYEKGRLSEIERHGEVVKVWTDCADTLGEKMLTGFSEENPIFMMADSGARGSKTQLRQLAGMRGLMADMSGDTIDLPIKANFREGLQPLEYFISTYGARKGLVDTASHTSDSGYLTRRLVDVAQDVIVREEDCETDEGVTYELIKVEDKKRVKNIDLVGRCVLSDVIDPKTGEVLIAKDNYIGSEADIDLLLEHGIEKVELRALLTCRSKYGVCQKCYGWDLSTRRPVSIGTSVGIIAAQSIGEPGTQLTMRTIHSGGVAGASDITQGLPTVARMFDVVGNVNEKILGREADLAPYTGVLQVTTEQAEKTLRILYPEDHSRILAEWQVPASVSFTPAIKEAVENDQEVEVSAGDQLTEGFVNFRKLRKLTGIESTMHTFVRSVKNVYTSQGVELNDKHIEVIARQMLRRVQVTNPGDSTYLLGQYVDRYAFADTVRNITLAGGVPPEAEPVILGTLKVASSIDSWLSSASFIRTAGVLTESAIKGEVDHLLDLKSNVIVGKKIPAGTGLRAYDDVELTYNGNKLTIAAKADTKPLPESAPDFLKDVEEQLPKKAEWIDGDFGYGGYSKNGRTLTNDEAKLYLYDDLEVSQRWTNKFSEVGIETVGDLIGKTEDDLLRIDGIGAKAIEELRDGLEAHNLLFILEPDEDEADSEDLSQLLNMVFSPDAGNDIMLGSAVPPTHSSDDELIGGSDIKSGDQVINEDLGSLQDLLSQVERGDGDEKLE; encoded by the coding sequence GTGGCAGATTTCGATTCCACCGATTTCGACGCGATCAAGATTTCGCTTGCATCCTCCGACGAGATTCGCAAGTGGTCCAGGGGCGAGGTCAAGAAGCCCGAGACCATTAACTACCGTACGCTGAAGCCCGAGAAGGACGGCCTCTTCTGCGAGAAGATCTTTGGTCCCTCCAAGGACTGGGAGTGCTCCTGCGGCAAGTACAAGGGTATTCGCTTCAAGGGCATCGTCTGTGAGCGCTGTGGCGTTGAGGTTACGAGCGCCAAGGTGCGTCGTGAGCGCATGGGCCACATCGAGCTCGCCGCTCCCGTGAGCCATATCTGGTACTTCAAGAGCCCCACGAGCTTCCCGCTCTCGCGCCTTCTGGATATCAAGACCAAGGACCTCGAGAAGATCCTCTACTTCGCAAGTTACGTGATCACCTCCGTGGACGCAGAGGCCCGTGAGGTCGATGCCGAGACCCTCAAGGAGGAGCTGGCAGCCGACATCGAGGAGCTCGATGCCGAGCGTGACGACGAGATCGAGCGTCTCAAGGCCCAGGGCGAGGCCTCCGAGGCCGAGGGCATAGAACCCCTCTCTGCCGACGAGATCAGCATGGGCATCGCTGACCTCAGGGAGGAGTACGAGGAGGAGAAGCAGCTTCGCAAGGAGGCCTTCAACAAGTTCATGCAGCTCGAGGAGGGCGAGCTCATCTCGGACGAGAGCCTCTTCACCGAGATGAGGCGCTATTACGCCATCTACTTCAAGGGCGGCATGGGCGCCGAGGCCGTGCGCGAGCTTCTGCGCAGCGTTGATCTCGACAAAGAGGCGGAGGAGCTGCGCGCCACCGTCGTCTCGGAGGAGGCTCAGAAGCAGCGAAAGGAGAAGGCCGTCAAGCGTCTTGAGATCGTGGACGCCTTCCTCAAGGGCGGCAATGATCCGGCTGACATGATCTTGGACGTTATTCCCGTGATCCCACCCGATCTGCGTCCCATGGTGCCGCTCGACGGTGGTCGTTTTGCCACCTCAGACCTCAACGACCTCTACCGCCGCGTCATCAACCGCAATAACCGCCTCAAGCGCCTGCTCGACCTTGACGCTCCCGCGATCATCGTCAACAACGAGAAGCGCATGCTGCAGGAGTCCGTGGATGCCCTCTTCGACAACGGGCGCCGGGGCCGTGCCGTCACGGGGCGCGGCGGGCGCACCCTGAAGTCGCTCGCCGAGTCCCTCAAGGGTAAGCAGGGGCGTTTCCGCCAGAACCTGCTCGGAAAGCGCGTCGACTACTCGGGCCGCTCGGTCATCGTCGTCGATCCCACGCTCAAGCTGCACCAGTGCGGCCTGCCCTCCTCCATGGCGCTCGAGCTCTTCAAGCCCTTCGTCATGCGTCGCCTCGTCGACCTCCAGGAGATCGGCAAGCTCAAGATAGACAACATCAAGGCCGCCAAGCGCGCCATCGATCGACGTGCCCCCGAGGTCTGGGATGTCCTCGACGAGGTCATCAAGGGGCGCCTGGTGCTCCTGAACCGCGCACCGACGCTGCACCGCCTGTCCATCCAGGCTTTCGAGCCCGTCCTCGTGGACGGCGAGGCCATCCACCTGCATCCGCTCGTCTGCGCGCCCTTCAACGCGGACTTCGATGGCGACCAGATGTCGGCTCACGTGCCCCTCTCGACCGAGGCGCAGACCGAGGCCCGCGTGCTGATGCTCTCGATCAACAACCTTCGCTCGCCCGCGTCCGGCAAGGTGCTCACCGTTCCCTCACAGGACATGGTCATAGGCACCTACTTCCTGACGACGGCCAAGGATGGCGTCGTGGGTGAGGGACGCGTCTTCTCGAGCCTTGCCGACGCCCTGCACGCCTATGAGTGCAGCGTCGACGAGGGTCGGCAGGCCGACGTCTCGTCGCATAACCCGCTGGACATCCAGGCCAAGATCAGTGTGCGCGTGAGCGCCAAGGATGCCAACGTCGAGGTGGGCGGCAGGAAGTACTTCCGTGTGATGGAGGACACGGGCGGGGCCGATGGCAAGCGGGTCGAGCAGCATGACTATGATGTCACCGAGCGGCCCGTCCGCTTTGTGACGACGGCCGGCCGCATCATCCTCAACCGTCACTGCCTGCCCACGAATTATCCCTTCATCAACTACAAGATGTCCAAGGGGGATATCTCGAGGCTGGTCAACGACTGCTGCGATCGCTACAGCACCGCCCGGATAGAGACCATTCTCGACGCCATCAAGCAGACGGGCTTTCATTACGCGACCGTGGCGGGGCTGTCCGTCTCCGTGTGGGACGCGGCCATCCCCAAAGACAAGCCCGAGCTCATTGATGAGGCCCAGAACAAGGTCGATCGCATCAACGGTCTCTACGAGAAGGGCCGTCTCTCCGAGATCGAGCGCCATGGCGAGGTCGTCAAGGTCTGGACGGACTGTGCCGACACCTTGGGCGAGAAGATGCTCACGGGCTTTAGCGAGGAAAACCCCATCTTCATGATGGCCGACTCGGGAGCGCGTGGCTCCAAGACGCAGCTGCGCCAGCTCGCGGGCATGCGCGGCCTCATGGCCGACATGTCGGGTGACACGATCGATTTGCCCATCAAGGCAAACTTCCGCGAGGGTCTGCAGCCTCTTGAGTACTTCATCTCGACCTACGGCGCACGCAAGGGTCTCGTGGATACGGCCTCTCACACCTCTGACTCCGGTTACCTTACCCGACGTCTTGTCGATGTGGCACAGGACGTCATCGTGCGCGAGGAGGACTGCGAGACCGACGAGGGCGTGACCTACGAGCTCATCAAGGTCGAGGACAAGAAGCGTGTGAAGAACATCGATCTCGTCGGACGCTGCGTCCTGAGCGATGTCATCGACCCAAAGACCGGTGAGGTCCTCATCGCCAAGGATAACTACATTGGCTCCGAGGCCGACATCGATCTCTTGCTTGAACACGGCATCGAGAAGGTCGAGCTCAGGGCCCTGCTCACCTGCCGTTCAAAGTACGGGGTCTGCCAGAAGTGCTACGGCTGGGACCTCTCAACGAGGCGTCCCGTCAGCATCGGTACCTCGGTGGGCATCATCGCCGCACAGTCCATCGGTGAGCCCGGAACCCAGCTCACGATGCGGACGATCCACTCGGGCGGCGTCGCCGGCGCGAGCGACATCACGCAGGGCCTGCCGACTGTCGCGCGCATGTTCGACGTCGTCGGTAACGTCAACGAGAAGATACTGGGACGCGAGGCGGATCTCGCCCCCTATACGGGTGTGCTGCAGGTCACGACCGAGCAGGCCGAGAAGACGCTGCGCATCCTCTATCCTGAGGACCACAGCCGCATCCTCGCCGAGTGGCAGGTGCCGGCCTCCGTCTCGTTCACACCGGCCATCAAGGAGGCCGTCGAGAATGACCAGGAGGTGGAGGTTAGCGCCGGCGACCAGCTTACCGAGGGCTTCGTGAACTTCCGCAAGCTCCGCAAGCTCACGGGCATTGAGTCTACGATGCACACCTTCGTGAGGTCGGTCAAGAACGTCTACACCTCCCAGGGTGTCGAGCTCAACGACAAGCACATCGAGGTCATAGCCCGCCAGATGCTTCGTCGCGTTCAGGTCACGAACCCCGGTGACTCCACCTACCTACTCGGCCAGTACGTCGATCGCTACGCCTTCGCCGACACGGTTCGCAACATCACGCTTGCCGGAGGGGTTCCCCCCGAGGCCGAACCGGTCATCCTCGGAACCCTCAAGGTCGCGAGCTCCATCGACTCGTGGCTCTCGAGCGCGTCGTTTATCCGTACCGCCGGCGTCCTTACCGAGAGTGCCATCAAGGGTGAGGTGGACCACCTTTTGGATCTTAAGTCCAACGTTATCGTCGGCAAGAAGATCCCGGCTGGCACGGGCCTTCGAGCCTATGATGACGTCGAGCTCACCTATAACGGCAACAAGCTGACCATAGCGGCGAAGGCCGACACGAAGCCGCTGCCCGAGTCCGCCCCAGACTTCCTCAAGGACGTCGAGGAACAGCTTCCCAAGAAGGCCGAGTGGATCGACGGAGACTTTGGGTACGGTGGCTACTCCAAGAACGGCCGCACCCTCACCAACGACGAGGCCAAGCTCTACCTGTACGACGACCTTGAGGTGTCGCAGCGCTGGACCAACAAGTTCAGCGAGGTCGGCATCGAGACCGTAGGGGACCTCATCGGCAAGACCGAGGATGACCTGCTGCGCATCGACGGCATCGGTGCAAAGGCAATCGAGGAGCTGCGTGACGGTCTCGAAGCCCATAACCTCCTCTTCATCCTCGAGCCCGATGAGGATGAGGCGGACAGCGAGGACCTCTCTCAACTTTTGAACATGGTGTTCTCGCCTGACGCAGGTAACGACATCATGCTTGGGTCCGCCGTTCCCCCCACGCACAGCTCCGATGATGAACTTATCGGTGGCAGCGACATTAAAAGTGGCGATCAGGTCATCAATGAGGACTTGGGGTCGCTACAGGACCTTCTCTCCCAGGTCGAGAGGGG